From Companilactobacillus heilongjiangensis, one genomic window encodes:
- the recF gene encoding DNA replication/repair protein RecF (All proteins in this family for which functions are known are DNA-binding proteins that assist the filamentation of RecA onto DNA for the initiation of recombination or recombinational repair.) — protein MFVKELKLQNYRNYESLNVNFSPAINVFLGENAQGKTNLLEAMYFLALTRSHRTSNDKDLIRWGSDFARISGTVIKDNSSRLKLDLVVSKSGKKAKLNNLEQRKLSSYIGNLNVVLFSPEDLSIVKGNPGIRRKFIDMEFGQMSAQYLKTMSQFRSVLKQRNAYLKKLQHHQANDMIYLDVLSDQFAAYCAEVVFSRLQFLQKLQVHIEKIHANITEDNEKLEIVYNTFFKTDGKSLENIYNIFKDNFKKSYQKEIQRGVTLSGPHRDDIKFMVNGKNVQDFGSQGQQRSVALSLKFAEVELIKDQVGDYPILLLDDVLSELDHKRQTHLLSSIKGGIQTFITTTSIDDVDPELVKNPNILNIKNGKVQQEEI, from the coding sequence ATGTTTGTAAAAGAACTCAAACTTCAAAATTACCGTAACTACGAATCCTTAAACGTCAATTTTTCACCCGCTATCAATGTATTTTTGGGAGAAAATGCTCAAGGCAAGACCAATTTATTAGAGGCTATGTATTTTTTAGCTTTGACGAGAAGCCATCGAACATCAAATGACAAGGATTTAATTAGGTGGGGCAGTGATTTTGCAAGAATCTCCGGTACGGTGATCAAAGATAATTCCAGTCGTCTGAAATTGGATTTGGTCGTCAGTAAGTCTGGAAAAAAAGCCAAATTGAATAATTTAGAACAACGTAAATTATCCAGTTACATTGGTAATTTGAATGTTGTTCTTTTTTCTCCAGAAGATTTGTCGATTGTTAAAGGCAATCCTGGGATTCGTCGCAAGTTCATTGATATGGAATTTGGCCAAATGTCGGCGCAATATTTGAAGACGATGAGTCAATTCCGGTCAGTTTTAAAACAGCGCAATGCATATTTAAAAAAACTTCAGCATCACCAAGCGAACGATATGATTTATTTAGATGTTTTATCAGATCAGTTTGCGGCGTATTGTGCGGAAGTTGTTTTTTCACGTTTACAGTTTTTACAGAAGTTGCAGGTTCATATTGAAAAGATTCATGCAAATATTACCGAAGATAATGAAAAACTAGAAATTGTTTACAATACGTTTTTCAAAACTGACGGAAAGAGTCTTGAAAATATCTATAATATTTTCAAAGATAATTTCAAAAAGAGCTACCAAAAAGAGATTCAACGTGGTGTGACGCTTTCTGGTCCACATCGCGATGATATTAAATTCATGGTCAATGGGAAAAATGTTCAAGATTTCGGATCACAAGGTCAACAGCGGTCAGTCGCTTTGAGTTTGAAATTTGCGGAAGTCGAATTGATTAAGGATCAGGTAGGGGATTATCCAATTCTTTTGTTGGACGATGTCTTGTCAGAACTTGATCACAAACGACAGACCCATTTACTATCCTCAATTAAGGGTGGTATTCAAACTTTTATTACCACGACTTCGATCGATGACGTTGATCCGGAATTGGTTAAAAATCCTAATATTTTAAATATTAAAAATGGCAAAGTTCAACAGGAGGAGATTTAA
- the yaaA gene encoding S4 domain-containing protein YaaA, with protein MSEKIKLETEFITLGQMLKEAGVIETGGQAKWFLRENSVLLNGSPEDRRGKKLRSGDVVVVGDQTFEIE; from the coding sequence ATGTCTGAAAAAATTAAGCTAGAAACTGAATTTATAACCTTAGGTCAAATGTTAAAAGAAGCTGGAGTCATCGAAACTGGTGGCCAAGCTAAATGGTTCTTACGTGAGAATTCAGTCCTTCTTAACGGCAGTCCCGAAGATCGTCGTGGTAAAAAGTTACGCTCTGGGGACGTTGTAGTTGTCGGTGATCAAACTTTTGAAATTGAATAG
- the dnaN gene encoding DNA polymerase III subunit beta has product MKFSIDRSKFINQTSNVQRAISTKTTIPILTGMKLDLSESGLTITGSNSDISITSFISKEDADNDLKIESTGSIVLPARFFNEIIKKLPGDNFELEVLSNNQTLIKSGVSEFTINGLDAVNYPHLPDVEADNQLVFPTDVFKEVVNQTVIAVSTQESRPVLTGVNFLITSEGLTAVATDSHRLSQRRINITSDEDYNLIIPGKSLTELVRTISDSVKEISMSISENQVLFSFDNIMFYSRLLDGRYPETDRLIPDESNTRLTFDSSNLLASVERASLLSHESRNNVIKLEIKAVDKKATLYGNSPEVGTVEEVLDCENLEGDDLEISFNPDYLKDALRSFGSNTTIEMSFTSPLHPFTLRPVEDRDNFVQLITPVRTF; this is encoded by the coding sequence ATGAAATTTTCTATCGACAGATCAAAATTCATTAACCAAACAAGTAACGTTCAACGAGCAATTTCGACAAAGACAACTATTCCTATTTTGACAGGAATGAAATTAGATCTTTCGGAATCAGGCTTAACAATTACTGGTAGCAATTCAGACATTTCTATCACATCGTTTATTTCTAAAGAAGATGCTGATAATGATTTGAAAATTGAGAGTACTGGTTCAATTGTTCTACCTGCTAGATTCTTTAACGAAATTATTAAGAAACTTCCTGGCGACAATTTTGAATTAGAAGTTTTGAGCAATAATCAAACTTTAATCAAGTCTGGTGTTTCAGAATTTACAATCAATGGTTTGGATGCTGTAAATTATCCACACCTTCCAGATGTTGAAGCTGACAATCAACTTGTCTTTCCAACTGATGTTTTCAAAGAAGTTGTTAACCAAACTGTTATCGCTGTTTCAACTCAAGAAAGTCGTCCCGTTTTAACTGGTGTCAACTTCTTGATTACAAGTGAAGGACTAACTGCTGTTGCGACTGATAGTCACCGTCTTTCACAACGTCGTATCAACATTACTAGTGATGAAGATTACAACTTGATTATTCCTGGTAAGAGTTTGACTGAATTAGTTAGAACTATCAGCGACTCAGTTAAAGAGATCTCAATGTCAATTTCTGAAAACCAAGTTTTATTCAGTTTTGACAACATCATGTTCTACTCAAGATTGCTTGATGGCCGTTATCCAGAAACTGACCGCTTGATTCCTGATGAATCAAATACTCGTTTGACTTTCGACTCATCAAATCTACTTGCTTCAGTTGAACGTGCCTCATTGCTTTCTCATGAAAGTCGCAACAATGTTATCAAGCTTGAAATCAAAGCTGTGGATAAAAAAGCCACTCTTTACGGAAACTCACCAGAAGTTGGTACCGTTGAAGAAGTTCTTGATTGTGAAAATCTTGAAGGAGACGACTTAGAAATTTCCTTTAACCCTGATTACTTGAAAGATGCTTTGAGATCGTTCGGAAGTAACACAACAATTGAAATGAGTTTCACATCACCATTACATCCATTTACTTTAAGACCAGTAGAAGATCGTGATAATTTCGTGCAACTTATCACTCCAGTACGAACATTTTAA